In Micromonospora purpureochromogenes, a single window of DNA contains:
- a CDS encoding Fpg/Nei family DNA glycosylase, with product MPEGHTIHRLAARHAELFAGDKVIAASPQGRFAEGAARLSGTVLDGTEAYGKHLLHHYAGELTLHVHLGLYGKFTDGPGEPPPPVGQVRLRLASDRHWLDLRGPTACELLTPPEVAALRDRLGPDPLRADADPRRAWVRIRRSPTPLAALLLDQSVVAGTGLIFVTEALFRAGLPPMLPGRELTPAGWDALWADLVELMTLAVDRGRIDTVRDAHLPEAMGRPARVDRHGGEVYVYRRPGDPCHVCATPVRRGALAGRNLYWCATCQAG from the coding sequence GTGCCAGAGGGACACACCATCCACCGCCTGGCGGCCCGGCACGCCGAGCTGTTCGCCGGCGACAAGGTGATCGCCGCCAGCCCGCAGGGCCGCTTCGCCGAGGGCGCCGCCCGGCTCTCCGGCACCGTCCTCGACGGCACCGAGGCGTACGGCAAGCACCTGCTGCACCACTACGCCGGCGAGCTGACCCTGCACGTGCACCTCGGCCTGTACGGCAAATTCACCGACGGCCCGGGGGAGCCGCCGCCCCCGGTCGGGCAGGTCCGGTTGCGGCTCGCCAGCGACCGGCACTGGCTCGACCTGCGCGGCCCCACCGCCTGCGAGCTGCTCACCCCGCCCGAGGTCGCCGCGCTGCGCGACCGGCTCGGCCCGGACCCGCTGCGCGCCGACGCCGACCCGCGCCGGGCCTGGGTGCGGATCCGGCGCAGCCCCACCCCGCTCGCCGCGCTGCTGCTGGACCAGTCGGTGGTGGCCGGCACCGGGCTGATCTTCGTCACCGAGGCGCTGTTCCGGGCGGGGCTGCCACCGATGCTGCCCGGCCGGGAGCTGACCCCGGCCGGCTGGGACGCGCTCTGGGCCGACCTGGTCGAGCTGATGACGCTGGCCGTCGACCGCGGCCGGATCGACACCGTCCGCGACGCGCACCTGCCGGAGGCGATGGGCCGCCCGGCGCGCGTCGACCGGCACGGCGGCGAGGTGTACGTCTACCGCCGCCCCGGCGACCCCTGCCACGTCTGCGCGACCCCGGTGCGCCGGGGCGCGCTGGCCGGCCGCAACCTCTACTGGTGCGCCACCTGCCAGGCCGGTTGA
- a CDS encoding DUF6412 domain-containing protein, whose translation MPGLLVAVTGLWAYALTELTLLGQRPAELLAGAAVVAALLLATLLAARPRRVGGPARGGRRAVGLRERARRRRVPRQVDPDAAGRPRPRAPGWRPSAGWRPVAG comes from the coding sequence GTGCCGGGTCTGCTGGTGGCGGTGACGGGTCTGTGGGCGTACGCGCTCACCGAGCTGACGCTGCTCGGGCAGCGTCCGGCGGAGCTTCTCGCCGGCGCGGCGGTGGTGGCCGCGCTGCTGCTCGCGACGCTGCTGGCGGCGCGTCCGCGCCGGGTGGGCGGCCCGGCCCGGGGTGGCCGGCGGGCGGTGGGCCTGCGGGAGCGGGCCCGGCGCCGGCGGGTGCCGCGCCAGGTCGATCCGGACGCGGCCGGCCGGCCCCGTCCCCGGGCCCCGGGGTGGCGTCCCTCGGCCGGGTGGCGCCCGGTCGCGGGCTGA
- the rocD gene encoding ornithine--oxo-acid transaminase, with protein sequence MIEDMLRTPAAVRDAEKHTAHNYHPLPVVISSAEGAWLTDVDGRRYLDCLAGYSALNFGHRHPTLIRAAHEQLDKLTLTSRAFIHDQFADFCKELAELCGKDLVLPMNTGAEAVETGVKVARKWGYQVKGVTPGQANIVVAEGNFHGRTTTIVSFSTDEDARADFGPYTPGFTVVPYGDLAALAAAIDENTVAVLLEPIQGEQGVVVPPEGYLPGVRQVCTERNVLFIADEIQSGLGRTGHTFACDHEGVVPDMYLLGKALGGGIVPVSAVAANADVLGVLKPGQHGSTFGGNPLACAVATEVVRLLATGEFQRRSAELGVRLRAGLEGLVGKGLVAVRVRGLWAGVDIDPALMSGRQACERLMERGVLAKDTHGSTIRLAPPLVITEEEIDHAVAQLAAVLAG encoded by the coding sequence GTGATCGAGGACATGCTGCGGACTCCGGCCGCGGTACGGGACGCGGAGAAGCACACCGCGCACAACTACCACCCGCTGCCGGTGGTGATCTCCTCCGCCGAGGGCGCCTGGCTCACCGACGTGGACGGCCGTCGCTACCTGGACTGCCTCGCCGGCTACTCGGCGCTGAACTTCGGCCACCGGCACCCGACGCTGATCCGCGCCGCGCACGAGCAGCTCGACAAGCTGACCCTCACCAGCCGCGCGTTCATCCACGACCAGTTCGCCGACTTCTGCAAGGAGCTGGCGGAGCTGTGCGGCAAGGACCTGGTCCTGCCGATGAACACCGGCGCCGAGGCGGTCGAGACCGGCGTCAAGGTCGCCCGCAAGTGGGGCTACCAGGTCAAGGGCGTCACCCCCGGCCAGGCCAACATCGTGGTCGCCGAGGGCAACTTCCACGGCCGGACGACCACCATCGTCAGCTTCTCCACCGACGAGGACGCGCGCGCCGACTTCGGGCCGTACACCCCGGGCTTCACGGTCGTCCCCTACGGCGACCTGGCCGCGCTGGCCGCCGCCATCGACGAGAACACCGTCGCCGTGCTGCTCGAGCCGATCCAGGGCGAGCAGGGCGTCGTGGTGCCGCCGGAGGGCTACCTGCCGGGCGTCCGCCAGGTCTGCACCGAGCGCAACGTGCTCTTCATCGCCGACGAGATCCAGTCCGGCCTCGGCCGGACCGGGCACACCTTCGCCTGCGACCACGAGGGCGTCGTGCCGGACATGTACCTGCTGGGCAAGGCGCTCGGCGGCGGCATCGTGCCGGTCTCCGCGGTCGCCGCGAACGCCGACGTGCTGGGGGTGCTGAAGCCGGGCCAGCACGGCTCGACCTTCGGCGGCAACCCGCTGGCCTGCGCGGTCGCCACCGAGGTGGTCCGGCTGCTGGCCACCGGCGAGTTCCAGCGCCGCTCCGCCGAGCTGGGCGTGCGGCTGCGCGCCGGCCTGGAGGGGCTGGTCGGCAAGGGTCTGGTCGCCGTCCGGGTCCGCGGCCTCTGGGCCGGGGTGGACATCGACCCGGCGCTGATGAGCGGCCGCCAGGCCTGCGAGCGGCTGATGGAGCGGGGCGTCCTGGCCAAGGACACCCACGGCTCCACCATCCGGCTGGCCCCGCCGCTGGTGATCACCGAGGAGGAGATCGACCACGCGGTGGCCCAGCTCGCCGCCGTGCTGGCCGGCTGA
- a CDS encoding DUF4190 domain-containing protein yields the protein MKIPSLSRRTEPAPTTDRNGDGHVDGRDRSATVDPVDRPADPPVVNDRDAEPTTYRSSALATDGERDADAERAALARAATARSETTHGPSGRVAPIDDEPRRTTSDRLTGADPDTRPAAPLADPTAERTVDLNRDGVPDRDEARRETPVVAGPKPRASLLATLGLIVSVVGALFVLTGTLAGYGIAVGAAGAVLSVLGLMATRRRHVAGKTDALIGILLGLAAVVVGVVAMTGQFDWPTADGEWVSRFREWLDSQFVDRF from the coding sequence ATGAAGATTCCTTCGCTGTCGCGCCGGACCGAGCCGGCGCCCACGACCGACCGTAACGGCGACGGGCACGTCGACGGACGCGACCGGAGCGCCACCGTCGACCCGGTCGACCGCCCGGCCGACCCGCCGGTGGTCAACGACCGGGACGCCGAGCCGACGACGTACCGCAGCAGCGCGCTGGCCACCGACGGCGAGCGCGACGCCGACGCGGAGCGCGCCGCGCTGGCCCGGGCGGCCACCGCCCGCTCCGAGACGACCCACGGCCCCTCCGGCCGGGTCGCCCCGATCGACGACGAGCCCCGGCGTACGACGTCGGACCGGCTCACCGGCGCGGACCCGGACACCCGGCCGGCCGCGCCCCTCGCCGACCCCACCGCCGAGCGGACGGTCGACCTGAACCGGGACGGTGTCCCCGATCGGGACGAGGCCCGCCGGGAGACCCCGGTGGTCGCCGGCCCGAAGCCGCGGGCCAGCCTGCTGGCCACCCTCGGCCTGATCGTCTCCGTGGTCGGCGCCCTGTTCGTGCTCACCGGCACCCTGGCCGGGTACGGCATCGCGGTCGGCGCGGCCGGCGCGGTGCTCTCCGTCCTCGGCCTGATGGCGACCCGACGGCGGCACGTCGCCGGCAAGACCGACGCGCTGATCGGCATCCTGCTCGGCCTCGCCGCCGTGGTGGTCGGGGTGGTCGCGATGACCGGCCAGTTCGACTGGCCGACCGCCGACGGCGAGTGGGTGTCCCGGTTCCGGGAGTGGCTCGACTCACAGTTTGTCGACCGGTTCTGA
- a CDS encoding FAD-dependent oxidoreductase, with translation MAQRLIVIGGDAAGMSAASQARRRRGPDDLEILAFERGHFTSYSACGIPYWISGTVEERDDLIVRSPATFREKHQIDVRTRTEVTGIDLDRREVVAHDLDRGGEVRERFDTLVYATGAVPTKPDWARDEVGGVFGVQTLDDGAAVRDWLDAEPKPRRAVVVGGGYIGVEMAEALVQRGLSVTLVEQGEQPMSTVDPDMAALVATAMRGLGIEIRTGVRVTGIEERDGRVAAVVTDAGSMPTDLVVLGLGVRANTALAAAAGLPVGTTGGIRVDRRMRVPGMPDVWAAGDCVETLHRVSGMAVHVPLGTHANKQGRVVGINIGGGYATFPGVIGTAVTKVCDLEVGRTGLREREAASAGFEFVTVRAESTSRAGYYPGARPMTVKLIAERPTGRLLGAQIVGRSEAAKRIDALAVALWNGMTVDDMTALDLGYAPPYAPVWDPVLIAARKAVDALAS, from the coding sequence GTGGCACAACGGCTGATCGTCATCGGCGGGGACGCCGCGGGCATGTCGGCGGCCTCCCAGGCCCGCCGCCGTCGGGGCCCCGACGACCTGGAGATCCTCGCGTTCGAGCGGGGGCACTTCACGTCGTACTCGGCGTGCGGCATCCCGTACTGGATCAGCGGGACGGTCGAGGAACGCGACGACCTGATCGTCCGCTCCCCCGCGACGTTCCGCGAAAAGCACCAGATCGACGTGCGGACCCGCACCGAGGTCACCGGCATCGACCTGGACCGCCGCGAGGTCGTCGCCCACGACCTGGACCGCGGCGGCGAGGTCCGCGAGCGGTTCGACACCCTGGTGTACGCCACCGGAGCGGTGCCGACGAAGCCCGACTGGGCCCGCGACGAGGTGGGCGGCGTCTTCGGGGTGCAGACCCTCGACGACGGCGCGGCGGTGCGCGACTGGCTGGACGCCGAGCCGAAGCCACGCCGGGCGGTGGTGGTCGGCGGCGGCTACATCGGGGTGGAGATGGCCGAGGCGCTGGTCCAGCGGGGGCTCTCGGTCACCCTCGTCGAGCAGGGCGAGCAGCCGATGTCCACCGTCGACCCGGACATGGCCGCCCTGGTGGCCACGGCGATGCGCGGCCTCGGCATCGAGATCCGCACCGGCGTCCGGGTGACCGGGATCGAGGAGCGCGACGGCCGGGTCGCCGCGGTGGTCACCGACGCCGGGTCGATGCCGACCGACCTCGTGGTCCTCGGCCTCGGGGTACGCGCGAACACCGCGCTCGCCGCGGCCGCCGGCCTGCCGGTGGGCACCACCGGCGGGATCCGCGTCGACCGGCGGATGCGGGTGCCGGGGATGCCCGACGTCTGGGCGGCCGGCGACTGCGTGGAGACGCTGCACCGGGTCAGCGGGATGGCCGTGCACGTCCCGCTCGGCACGCACGCCAACAAGCAGGGCCGGGTCGTCGGGATCAACATCGGCGGCGGGTACGCCACCTTCCCCGGCGTCATCGGCACCGCCGTGACCAAGGTCTGCGACCTGGAGGTGGGGCGTACCGGGCTGCGGGAGCGGGAAGCCGCGTCGGCCGGCTTCGAGTTCGTCACGGTGCGGGCCGAGTCGACCAGCCGGGCCGGCTACTACCCGGGAGCCCGCCCGATGACCGTCAAGCTGATCGCCGAGCGTCCCACCGGGCGGCTGCTCGGCGCCCAGATCGTCGGCCGCTCCGAGGCGGCCAAGCGGATCGACGCGCTGGCCGTGGCGCTCTGGAACGGCATGACCGTGGACGACATGACGGCGCTGGATCTCGGCTACGCCCCGCCGTACGCCCCGGTGTGGGACCCGGTGCTGATCGCCGCCCGCAAGGCGGTCGACGCACTGGCCAGCTGA
- the ddaH gene encoding dimethylargininase, translating to MDAISQRFLMCRPTYFAVDYAINPWMDPTAPVDADLAIRQWEQLRQTYLDLGHSVELIDPVAGLPDMVFAANGGTVIDDRAMAVQFRDPQRADEAPAYRAWFEAAGFEMYDPKHVNEGEGDVLLVGDYLLAGTGFRTAHASHAQLQEVFGYPVITMQLVDPRFYHLDTALTVLDERTVAYLPEAFSPGSQAVLRRLFPDAVHATMADAEVLGLNAVSDGRHVVLPAQATDLAAKLRDRGYETIGIDLSELRKAGGGPKCCTLRLRQGKASK from the coding sequence ATGGACGCCATCAGCCAGCGCTTCCTGATGTGCCGGCCGACGTACTTCGCCGTCGACTACGCCATCAACCCGTGGATGGACCCGACCGCGCCGGTCGACGCCGACCTGGCGATCCGGCAGTGGGAGCAGCTGCGCCAGACCTACCTCGACCTGGGCCACTCCGTCGAGCTGATCGACCCGGTCGCCGGCCTGCCGGACATGGTCTTCGCCGCCAACGGCGGCACGGTGATCGACGACAGGGCCATGGCCGTGCAGTTCCGCGACCCGCAGCGCGCCGACGAGGCCCCCGCCTACCGCGCCTGGTTCGAGGCCGCCGGCTTCGAGATGTACGACCCGAAGCACGTCAACGAGGGCGAGGGCGACGTCCTGCTGGTCGGTGACTACCTGCTGGCCGGCACCGGCTTCCGCACCGCGCACGCCTCGCACGCGCAGCTGCAGGAGGTCTTCGGCTACCCGGTGATCACGATGCAGCTGGTCGACCCGCGCTTCTACCACCTGGACACCGCCCTGACCGTGCTCGACGAGCGGACCGTGGCGTACCTTCCGGAGGCGTTCTCTCCCGGCAGCCAGGCGGTGCTGCGCCGGCTCTTCCCGGACGCCGTGCACGCCACCATGGCCGACGCCGAGGTGCTGGGGCTGAACGCGGTCAGCGACGGCCGGCACGTGGTGCTGCCGGCGCAGGCCACCGACCTGGCCGCGAAGCTGCGCGACCGGGGTTACGAGACCATCGGCATCGACCTGTCCGAGCTGCGCAAGGCCGGCGGCGGACCGAAGTGCTGCACGTTGCGACTCCGTCAGGGAAAGGCGAGCAAGTGA
- a CDS encoding 4a-hydroxytetrahydrobiopterin dehydratase, translated as MTDLLTAEAVREKLGGLADWSGDPTQISRTVELGSFPAAIAVVDRVAVVAERLDHHPDIDIRWRTVTFRCVTHSAGGVTHRDVELARQIDDIVRSAR; from the coding sequence ATGACAGACCTGCTCACCGCCGAGGCGGTGCGAGAGAAGCTGGGCGGGCTGGCGGACTGGTCGGGCGACCCGACCCAGATCAGCCGCACCGTCGAGCTGGGCAGCTTCCCGGCCGCCATCGCCGTGGTCGACCGGGTGGCGGTGGTGGCCGAGCGACTCGACCACCACCCTGACATCGACATCCGGTGGCGGACCGTGACCTTCCGCTGCGTCACCCACTCCGCCGGTGGGGTCACCCACCGGGACGTGGAGCTGGCGCGCCAGATCGACGACATCGTCCGGAGCGCCCGATGA
- a CDS encoding YidC/Oxa1 family membrane protein insertase, with protein sequence MLAFSPVHDAVAAAGAAVTWLSDALAPLTGGAATAAAIVLFTIAVRLLISPLTLAQVRGERRRAALAPEVHQLQQRYADDPARLQSELFGLYRRAGANPVAGCLPALLQAPFFLVMYRLFATGEGGGGLLDERLGGVPLGWHLGDGLSGPVVLVFGLLLAALTGLAWFSSRRAKRAAASTGTVAGTPIEGPGAATLGRLIPLLPYVTVLVALVVPLAAVIYLVTTTAWTALEQVALRRPQRDSIDKR encoded by the coding sequence ATGCTCGCCTTCTCACCCGTGCACGACGCGGTGGCTGCCGCCGGCGCCGCCGTCACCTGGCTCTCCGACGCGCTCGCGCCGCTGACCGGCGGGGCGGCCACCGCCGCCGCCATCGTCCTGTTCACCATCGCCGTCCGGCTGCTGATCTCGCCGCTCACCCTGGCGCAGGTCCGTGGGGAGCGGCGCCGCGCGGCGCTCGCCCCCGAGGTCCACCAGCTCCAGCAGCGGTACGCCGACGACCCCGCGCGGTTGCAGTCCGAGCTGTTCGGGCTCTACCGGCGGGCCGGCGCCAATCCGGTCGCCGGCTGCCTGCCGGCGCTGCTCCAGGCGCCCTTCTTCCTGGTCATGTACCGGCTCTTCGCCACCGGTGAGGGCGGCGGCGGGCTGCTCGACGAGCGGCTGGGCGGGGTGCCGCTGGGCTGGCACCTGGGTGACGGACTCTCCGGCCCGGTGGTGCTGGTCTTCGGCCTGCTGCTGGCGGCGCTGACCGGCCTGGCCTGGTTTTCCTCCCGGCGGGCGAAGCGCGCCGCGGCGTCGACCGGCACCGTGGCCGGTACGCCGATCGAGGGACCGGGCGCGGCCACGCTGGGCCGGCTGATCCCGCTGCTGCCGTACGTGACCGTGCTGGTGGCGCTGGTGGTGCCGCTGGCGGCGGTGATCTACCTGGTGACCACCACGGCGTGGACGGCGCTGGAGCAGGTGGCGCTGCGTCGGCCGCAGCGGGACTCCATCGACAAACGTTGA
- a CDS encoding carboxylate-amine ligase, which translates to MTSQVAAASQAAPNGTDLLTVGVEEEFLLVDPHTGAAVPAVDLVMEQVPAELRGQVEREFQTSQIEIGSPPGLELRSIRHSLGVLRAALADAAERAGVRLLAIGTGPVDGPVPPVVDKPRFDQMIERFRLLVPGPGNNGMHVHVGVGDPETGVQVLNHVRPWLPVLHAVATNSPFARGTDTGYASWRSVEWEHWPSVAPTPFLRSHEHYQRLIRQLVASGVMLDEGMLYWYARLSAKYPTVEIRIGDVCPSVDDAVLVAAMVRAMVATAMADIAEGRPAVNTDHHLLVAAHWRAAHDGLEGEGVDLTNGELRPAWALLDALVDRVRPALESHGDLAEVTDLLAGLRRHGSGAARQRAVFERTGRLEDVVADVARQTRG; encoded by the coding sequence ATGACCAGCCAGGTGGCGGCGGCGAGCCAGGCAGCCCCGAACGGCACCGACCTGCTCACGGTGGGCGTCGAGGAGGAGTTCCTGCTCGTCGACCCGCACACCGGTGCCGCGGTGCCCGCCGTCGACCTGGTGATGGAGCAGGTGCCGGCGGAGCTGCGCGGCCAGGTGGAGCGGGAGTTCCAGACCAGCCAGATCGAGATCGGCAGCCCGCCCGGGCTGGAACTCCGGTCGATCCGCCACTCCCTCGGCGTGCTGCGGGCCGCGCTCGCCGACGCCGCCGAGCGGGCCGGCGTACGGCTGCTCGCCATCGGCACCGGCCCGGTCGACGGCCCGGTCCCGCCGGTGGTCGACAAGCCCCGCTTCGACCAGATGATCGAGCGGTTCCGGCTGCTGGTGCCGGGCCCCGGCAACAACGGCATGCACGTGCACGTCGGCGTCGGAGACCCGGAGACCGGCGTCCAGGTGCTCAACCACGTCCGCCCCTGGCTGCCCGTGCTGCACGCGGTGGCCACCAACTCCCCGTTCGCCCGGGGCACGGACACCGGCTACGCGAGCTGGCGCTCGGTCGAGTGGGAGCACTGGCCGTCGGTCGCCCCCACCCCGTTCCTGAGGTCGCACGAGCACTACCAGCGGCTGATCCGACAGCTCGTCGCCAGCGGCGTGATGCTCGACGAGGGGATGCTCTACTGGTACGCCCGGCTGTCGGCGAAGTATCCGACCGTGGAGATCCGCATCGGTGACGTCTGCCCGTCGGTGGACGACGCGGTGCTGGTCGCGGCCATGGTCCGGGCGATGGTGGCGACCGCGATGGCGGACATCGCCGAGGGCCGCCCCGCGGTCAACACCGACCACCACCTGCTGGTCGCCGCGCACTGGCGGGCCGCGCACGACGGGCTGGAGGGCGAGGGCGTCGACCTCACCAATGGCGAGCTGCGCCCGGCCTGGGCGCTGCTGGACGCCCTGGTCGATCGGGTGCGCCCGGCGCTGGAGAGCCACGGCGACCTCGCCGAGGTGACCGACCTGCTGGCCGGGCTGCGCCGGCACGGCAGCGGCGCCGCCCGGCAGCGGGCCGTCTTCGAGCGGACCGGCCGGCTGGAGGACGTGGTCGCGGACGTGGCGCGACAGACCCGCGGCTGA
- a CDS encoding FHA domain-containing protein gives MRFEISKVLDAIEGRVCTDPSLARAVLDLAEVIRYQDLDGGRPASLLRLGMVIDALSRELEEDSVPVYAVVHRALLSDADLTSNERMVVRRWADDGLVEVLDNPGDRMLEVADLLGLPVLTRVRFDGLRGRFPWLVEQPGRVLAPVPGAGGPVFVAHVGGGSTPVEGDRSPVGAKLLARQWRCPEPGCALFGGGGGGGAFADLARVERAPAGQPPPALRNGVPTCPRHGARLGDAGPRPRTEVLAVRIGGLVRRRFVLTEEQPVFIGRAPEAGGGIVLGQWLNDEARRWISRSHLKLELRVGEVIVTDVSTNGSGIRPHGSMTEAERIPLAPNQSRVLGGADMVELYPGVQVGRARELPTGAPFTPTSVMAEAPTMAMRLPRN, from the coding sequence ATGAGATTCGAGATCAGCAAGGTGCTGGACGCCATCGAGGGGCGCGTCTGCACCGACCCGTCACTGGCCCGGGCCGTGCTCGACCTGGCCGAGGTGATCCGCTACCAGGACCTCGACGGCGGTCGGCCGGCCAGCCTGCTGCGGCTCGGCATGGTGATCGACGCCCTCTCCCGCGAGCTGGAGGAGGACAGCGTCCCGGTCTACGCCGTGGTGCACCGGGCGTTGCTCTCCGACGCCGACCTCACCTCCAACGAGCGGATGGTGGTCCGGCGCTGGGCCGACGACGGCCTGGTCGAGGTGCTGGACAACCCGGGCGACCGGATGCTGGAGGTGGCCGACCTGCTCGGCCTGCCGGTGCTCACCCGGGTCCGGTTCGACGGCCTGCGCGGCCGGTTCCCGTGGCTGGTGGAACAGCCGGGCCGGGTGCTCGCGCCGGTGCCCGGCGCCGGCGGCCCGGTGTTCGTCGCGCACGTCGGCGGCGGCTCGACCCCGGTCGAGGGGGACCGCTCACCGGTCGGGGCGAAGCTGCTGGCCCGGCAGTGGCGCTGCCCGGAGCCGGGGTGCGCCCTCTTCGGCGGTGGCGGGGGCGGCGGCGCCTTCGCCGACCTGGCCCGGGTGGAGCGCGCGCCGGCCGGCCAGCCGCCACCCGCGCTGCGCAACGGGGTGCCGACCTGCCCCCGGCACGGCGCCCGGCTCGGTGACGCCGGGCCGCGCCCCCGCACCGAGGTGCTGGCGGTCCGGATCGGTGGCCTGGTCCGGCGGCGGTTCGTGCTCACCGAGGAGCAGCCGGTGTTCATCGGGCGGGCGCCCGAGGCCGGCGGCGGGATCGTGCTCGGCCAGTGGCTCAACGACGAGGCCCGGCGCTGGATCAGCCGCAGCCACCTCAAGCTGGAGCTGCGGGTCGGCGAGGTGATCGTGACCGACGTGAGCACCAACGGCTCCGGCATCCGCCCGCACGGGTCGATGACCGAGGCGGAACGGATCCCGCTCGCGCCGAACCAGTCCCGGGTGCTCGGCGGCGCCGACATGGTCGAGCTCTACCCGGGCGTCCAGGTCGGCCGCGCCCGCGAGCTGCCCACCGGCGCCCCGTTCACCCCCACCTCGGTGATGGCCGAGGCGCCCACCATGGCGATGCGCCTGCCCCGCAACTGA
- a CDS encoding aminoglycoside phosphotransferase family protein yields the protein MEIPEGLAWVRRTAVGRDWLATLPRWRDECAERWSLRLGPPFPYAFASLAVPATLPDGTPAVLKLQYPDEDSRCEADALAHWAGDGAVRLLAHDPRRRALLVERCLPGSPVHELPPDEALDVVAGLLPRLWQPADGPFTTLAEEAAGWRARLPVNWERAGRPYERRLLDVALGRLAELVADQGEQVLVNQDLHAGNVLRATREPWLVIDPKPLVGEREFGAVPIVRGPELGHSPAALRRRLDRLTGALGLDRDRVRGWAIAQTLAWSTDGEVVFPNQVESVRWLVDGD from the coding sequence GTGGAGATTCCGGAGGGGCTGGCGTGGGTGCGCCGCACGGCGGTCGGGCGGGACTGGCTGGCGACGCTGCCCCGGTGGCGGGACGAGTGCGCCGAGCGCTGGTCCCTGCGACTCGGGCCGCCCTTTCCGTACGCGTTCGCCTCCCTGGCGGTGCCCGCCACGCTGCCCGACGGCACCCCGGCGGTGCTCAAGCTCCAGTACCCGGACGAGGACAGCCGCTGCGAGGCCGACGCACTCGCGCACTGGGCCGGCGACGGGGCGGTACGCCTGCTCGCGCACGACCCGCGACGGCGGGCGCTGCTGGTCGAGCGGTGCCTGCCCGGCTCGCCGGTACACGAGCTGCCGCCCGACGAGGCGCTGGACGTCGTCGCCGGGCTGCTGCCCCGGCTGTGGCAACCGGCCGACGGGCCGTTCACCACGCTCGCCGAGGAGGCCGCCGGCTGGCGCGCGCGGCTGCCGGTGAACTGGGAGCGGGCCGGCCGGCCGTACGAGCGGCGGCTGCTCGACGTCGCGCTCGGCCGGCTCGCCGAACTCGTCGCCGACCAGGGCGAACAGGTGCTGGTCAACCAGGACCTGCACGCCGGCAACGTGCTGCGCGCGACCCGCGAGCCGTGGCTGGTGATCGACCCGAAGCCGCTGGTCGGCGAGCGGGAGTTCGGGGCGGTGCCGATCGTTCGCGGCCCCGAGCTGGGTCACTCGCCGGCGGCGCTGCGGCGGCGGCTCGACCGGCTCACCGGCGCGCTGGGGCTGGACCGGGACCGGGTCCGGGGCTGGGCGATCGCGCAGACGCTGGCCTGGAGCACGGACGGGGAGGTCGTCTTCCCGAACCAGGTCGAGTCGGTCCGCTGGCTCGTCGACGGCGACTGA
- a CDS encoding endonuclease domain-containing protein, producing MGQATGELSPSAVRHRLATGRWHRICRGLLRVGDPHAAFHRDQQWWVAVLAAGEDAVLAGLAAAQAAGLRGNWRYEVVDVLVPHGRRAADLLRRLPPGLPAVRVRRTRDLPAEDRQRGHPDRTGMARSLVDAAGWARTDDQAQEILAAGCQQRRATPDEIGVVLERMPRARRRLLIRQTLRDIVGGAEALSEIDLVRLCRRHRLPLPEGQERRRDADGRVRYLDAYWRRWGLHVEVDGGHHMDVRHWAADLRRQNQIWIEGDRILRFTAFDVRRRPDEVAAQLRAALTAAGWRP from the coding sequence TTGGGGCAGGCGACCGGCGAGCTGAGCCCGTCGGCGGTGCGGCACCGCCTCGCCACGGGGCGCTGGCACCGGATCTGCCGAGGGCTGCTCCGGGTGGGCGACCCGCACGCGGCGTTCCACCGGGATCAGCAGTGGTGGGTGGCGGTGCTCGCCGCCGGGGAGGACGCCGTCCTCGCGGGACTGGCCGCGGCGCAGGCCGCGGGGCTGCGCGGCAACTGGCGGTACGAGGTCGTCGACGTGCTCGTGCCCCACGGCCGGCGGGCGGCGGACCTGCTGCGTCGGCTTCCACCGGGGCTACCGGCCGTCCGGGTCCGCCGCACCCGTGACCTGCCGGCCGAGGACCGCCAGCGCGGCCACCCCGACCGGACCGGGATGGCGCGTTCCCTGGTGGACGCGGCCGGGTGGGCCCGCACGGACGACCAGGCGCAGGAGATCCTGGCGGCCGGCTGCCAGCAGCGCCGGGCGACGCCGGACGAGATCGGCGTGGTGCTGGAGCGGATGCCACGGGCCCGTCGCCGGCTCCTGATCCGGCAGACCCTGCGGGACATCGTCGGCGGAGCCGAGGCGCTGTCGGAGATCGACCTGGTCCGGCTCTGCCGGCGGCACCGGCTACCCCTCCCCGAGGGGCAGGAACGGCGGCGCGACGCCGACGGGCGCGTGCGTTACCTGGACGCCTACTGGCGGCGATGGGGCCTGCACGTCGAGGTCGACGGCGGGCACCACATGGACGTCCGGCACTGGGCGGCGGACCTGCGTCGGCAGAACCAGATCTGGATCGAGGGCGACCGCATACTCCGGTTCACCGCCTTCGACGTCCGTCGCCGGCCCGACGAAGTGGCGGCCCAACTGCGCGCCGCGTTGACGGCCGCCGGTTGGCGCCCCTGA